From Miscanthus floridulus cultivar M001 chromosome 15, ASM1932011v1, whole genome shotgun sequence, the proteins below share one genomic window:
- the LOC136507574 gene encoding uncharacterized protein: protein MDRGSGLNIMYAKTLNEMGIDRSNLRPIQGPFHGVMPGKQAVPMGQIDLPVTFGDRSNYRTETLTFDVVGFLGTFHTILGRPCYTKFMAVPNYTYLKLKMSGPRGIITVDTSFQRAYECNVECCDHTIAVVASKELATLREEVAEKMPDAKKSTRSFEPAEGSKEVLIDPSSSEGKKVCIGTTHSSK, encoded by the coding sequence atggacagaggcagtggcctcaacatcatgtacgccaagacgctcaacgagatgggcatcgaccggtcGAACCTTCGCCCAATCCAAGGGCCGTTCCATGGCGTCATGCCTGGTAAACAGGCCGTACCGatggggcagatcgatctgcccgtcacatttggggatcggtccaactataggactgagaccctcacctttgatgtGGTGGGATTCCTGGGAAccttccacaccatcctaggacgaccatgttacacgaagttcatggccgtccccaactatacatacctcaagctaaagatgtcgggtccccgtgggatcatcaccgttgacacctccttccagcgtgcttatGAGTGCAATGTCGAATGCTGCGACCACACCATCGCAGTCGTCGCCTCCAAggaactcgccaccctcagggaggaggttgccGAAAAAATGCCCGACGCCAAGAAATCAACTAGGTCTTTCGAACCAgcggagggctccaaggaggtcctcatagacccaagcagctctgagggcaaaaaggtgtgcattggtaccacgcactcctccaaatag